gaaagagagaagagagagagagagagagagagagagagagagagagagagagagagagagagagagagagagagcgaagggtaGGGGGTAATAGCATTACGTAAGCTGGCTCCTGGAAATATTTACCCCTCATTTGCACACCGTGCTTGGAGTTGATGCCTTACTCACCGTAAAGTACAACATTGCTCGGCACCACACATGGGGTTTTAATACGTTTCCAGGTTACCACAGGGGGGAAATCCACGGTAGTTTTCTCGCTTCAAAAAGGTTACAAAGGTTGACCCTATTTAATGGACGCATCATATAGTAGGAGAGAATAGTGACAATTACCATCTTAAACATAACTTGGTGAATTATAAATGGATTCTAGTTTAAAACCGGCTGGCAACTTACACAATGATCCATCTGCACCAGGTGAAAATGAGTATCCTTCTGGATTTCCTCAAAGTATTTGCGATGATGTACCCCAGCAGAAGTACCTGTGCAGCAACTGTAATAACGTACTGAATGAGGCACGTCAGACTTTGTGCGGCCACCGCTACTGCCTCGCTTGTGTCAGTTGGTTAGTGAGGTAAGGCATTTAAATTACTTATATTCAAAGTTTTGTGAAACATCTTCAACAATAACCAAAGTTAACAATTTCCTCATTTATCATCCACTCTCTTGCCAGTATGTAACACAGCCTACAAGTTCCCTTTTTTGCCATTCCCTTAAATGAAGTTAAGATATTACAATTCTGTTAACATATCtttgtatattgtattgtaaatCTAATCCCatatgttcattgttgttattTAGTAATAACAACAACCTTGTTTGCAAGATGTGCAAAGAAGAAGATCCGAGCTCAGAGAGTGAAACAAGCATACTGACATCAGACAATGTATGTATAGTATTACTGAACTTTGTTTAAATGCTGTCATAGCACAAGTGGATAGAATGGAATGATACAGCAGGCCTATATGACCTTGAGTATGGGCAACAAAAACATTATGTCACGCATAAGTTACTGTAGATAGCTTTGCAAAAAAAATGCTTTAACAACACATTAAAGAGGCAGTCTAGGattggtacatttacatttacatttaagtcatttagcagacgctcttatccagagcgacttacaaattcttTTTTAACTTTTACATTTATGATATATAGCCATGGATTGTTGgggaatataacttataaattccTCATGAGCTTAGCTCAACTGTCgtaacccatcagaacccaaattaaAAGCCTGTTGTACTCCATTGTTtataaaacaatgtaattgttaATAAACTCAGGTATgattcaaaacatgttttttttatctcatggatggtcaaGCCTAGTATCCATAGCTCCATCTAGTGTTTAcctttctccagccccatccctcagccgtTTACCAACACAAGTggcagggtggctactttgttatttttctaatcccagattgcccctttttagGATATCCTTTAAAAATACCATTCTAAATGTAGAGGTGTGGTGATCATTTCCCTTTTTCATTATTTGACTATTATGCATGGTACAGACGCCAAGGTGCTGTGTGAATGGACTTGATGTGGGTAGGATACTGCTCTAATATAGGGAAGCAAGATTACATTTATTCCTAAATACACATTAAAATAGAGGCTCTACAACAGTATAATATTGGTGCTTCTAGTGTTATCCCAAGCACTCTCCTTCCATCTACCTTCTTCATACTTCCATCTACCATCCATCTACCTTCCTCAACCTTCCAGCTACCTTCTTCAAACTYCCATCTACCATCCATCTACCTTCCTCAACCTTCCAGCTACCTTCCATGTACCATCCATCTACCTTCCTCAACCTTCCATTTACCATCCAATCTACCTTCCATCTACCTTCCCTTACCTTTCATCTATCTCTGGCATTTACCTTTAATCTACCTTCCATCTACCATCCATCTGCCTTCCATCTACCATCCATCTACAGTACCTTCCGTCTACCATCCATCTACCTCCTCAACCTTCCATCTACCTTCCTCAACCTTCCATCTACCATCCAGTCTACCTTCCATCTACCTTCCCTTACCTTTCAAATATTCTCTGGGATTTACCTTTAATCTACCTTCCTCAACCTTCCATCTACCTTCCTAAACCTTCCATCTACATTCCATCTACCATCCATCTACCTTCCATCTACCTCTGGCATTTAATCCCTTGTATTATTATGCAACGTTTActatgaatgcagtctctgctaaagCGGGAACATTAGCTTTAATTATATTTCTACTGCACTGTAGCGCAGCTCTTCAGCGCTACGGATTGAGTAGTGCCCTAGATATTGTTTAAAACACTGACAATTGAGTTATACTCTTCAGCTCCCCAAAACAGGAGACTCATAGGTCTGACATTGACAGTGACATAATCTACCCCCTCTAATCAGAGTTTATATTCTGATTTTAGCTGAATTCTCACCAGAGAATTGCATTGACTTAAACTATTTCACTGTTCTGGTCTAAGTCTTCTCAGAAGAATGTAAGAATTGAGAAAGACAATCAATGTGAAGAGATtgctggagtggagtggagtggtgtAATTAGAATGACTGTAGAGTTCACAGCGTTGAACAAGTTGAAATGTGTCTGATGTGAATTAGTCCACTGCTGAGGTTCTGAGTCCATAGAAAAATAATGACTAAAAAGGACATTCCCATTCATGTCAAAATGCAGTGTTATTTTTCTATGACTGAGACATATGTCTCACCAAAAATTACAGTGATAAGTAATATTTTAAGTCAGCAGGTAACATAAAACTAATACTTCAGCATGCGTGACATATAACTACAATGGTTAAAAGGTATTATTTTTTACTCATATTAATGAGCCCATGTTGGTCATCGCTGTAACCGAATGCTTCTGATCCAAGTCTAAGCCCAGAGGAATGTGGTTCAGCATGAGCTCCTCCAATCATCCTAGGCAGAACAGCAGACGCCTCATAATCAGCTCACTTGTTTAATTAGGATTTTGGTCTGTCGTGCTAAAATAATAGGCCCGTAGTATATTCATATCAATATGACGGAACATTTGGGAAAATCTATTTTCATGGCGGATGACTCCTATATTTTGATTCAATGAGCCACATTGAATACTTAGTGAGCATCACGGTGGAATGGAAACTAATTGCTGAAGCTTATAACATTAACTCACATTTTTTACCTTACATTTAGCATTCATCTTCCCTTTTCTATGGTGACAAAGCAAAGGCTTGACTGCCTCCAACTGTTCCTTCCACAGTGCGTGCATTGTTGGTCGTCAGTTTTAAGTAGCTACTGTTATATTGAATGATTGTTATGATGATGATTAAAGAGATAGAATGGCTTTGTGTGTTTATTGCTTCTGAAATCCAACAGTgtagagacacagacagcagCACTTCAAAGATCCACTTCAAACTGTATCAACTCAGAACAATGACAGCCGGAAAACGTTGTCATTCAAACCAGTTTAGCACTGAAGAAATCGCCAGTGTGATATATAGAAATCCGGCCATTCTTTTTTATGCATAAACGTGTTTTCCCTCTGAGGAATAAAGTGATTTAAAGTGGAAGTACTGAATTAGTAATTGAAGTACTGAAAGTTGATCATCTTTCTCCTATGTGTTACTTCAGTTATTCAGTGATGCAGCCATTAATAAGGAGATCTTGGAGTTGAAAGTGCATTGTGCTAACCAAGGTTGCTCCTGGAGGAGTATTCTCAAAGACTTTGAGGTATTGAcacttttttatacatttgaaggATACATTTAAGAATTTGTTTTTTGTGTGACAGTGacactgatatacagtaccagtcaaaagtttggacacacctactcagggtttttctttctttcactattttctacattgtagaataatagtgaagacatcaaaatgataaaataacacatatgtagtcatgtagtaaccaaaaaagtgttaaacaaatctaaatatattttatatttgagattcttcaaagtagccaccctttgccttgatgacagctttgcacactcttggcattctcaaaaccagcttcatgaggaatgcttttccaactgtcttgaaggagttctcacatatgcagtgtgtatcgctgcagaatgctgtggtatccatgctggttaagtgtgccttgaattctaaataaatcactgacagtgtcaccagcaaagcacccccacaccatcacacctcctactccatgcttcacggtgggaaccacacatacagagatcatccgttcgcctACTCTACATCTTtggtcatcagaccaaaggacagatttccaccagtctaatgttcattgctcgtgtttctttgccaaagcaagtctcttcttcttattggtgtcctttactagtggtttctttgcagcaattcaaccatgaaggcctgattcacgcagtctcctctgaacaattgatgttgagatgtgtctcttacttgaactctgtgaagcatttatcctctgctgcagaggtaactctgggtgttcctttcctgtaccggtcctcatgagagccagtttcatcatagcgcttgatggtttttgcaactgcacttgaagaaactttaaaagttattggaatgttccggattgactgaccttcatttcttaaagtaatgatggactgtcgtttctctttgcttatttgagcttatttaccaaatagggctatcttctgtataccacccctaccttgtcacaacacaactgattggctcaaatgcattaagaaggaaacaaattccacaaatKAACTTTTATCAAGGcatatctgttaattgaaatKcattccaggtgactacctcatgaagctggttgagagaatgccagaagtgtgcaaaactgtcatcaaggcaaagggtgggactttaaagaatctcaaatataaaatatattttgatttgtttaacacttttttggacaCCACATGATtgcttatgtgttatttcatagttttgatgtcttcactattattctacaatgtagaaaatagtacaaattaagaaagacccttgaatgagtaggtgtgtccaagcctttgactggtgctgtagctTTATTTTTTATTTWAaaaaatgcactgtaatttgtaggtaaaatgtaaaatgttctttacAGTAGTTGCATAATTAGATCAGGATCAGGGACCAATTTGTCATCTAAACTAAATTAAAATGCCAAGTTCTCTTGTAGACCAGATATTTTAAATTGGTACCAAaataattcaaacatttttagagCTAAGTTATTTCGATCACAATGCTACAATTCTAATAAGGACAATGCTTAGTGATTATACATCATCCAATGTTGCTAAGATAATTAGGTTGTTTATTACAAGTATATCATCTCATAAAGTTTAGTTGAAATGTTGCCATTGAAagttaatttgaaaaataaggGGAAACAGAATCTAATAGAAAGAACAGAGGCCTATTTTGAATGATCTAGTTCCGAAAGAATGGCCCCTGATGGCTGATATTGATTTTGCACTGAGATCGAGATGTTGAGGTTGAAATTGATTGATTCACTGAAATGTTGTGCTGAGCTCGGTTTGGTTATAGATTGCTTTGTTGTCCTTTCTGAATTGTCTTGAATCCTTGTTCAGGAGCACCAGGGGCAGTGTGAGTATGCCCTAATCCCCTGCAACATAGGCTGTGGTCACATGGTGCTGCGAAAGGCCTTGGCCTGTCACCTGGAGAAGGCCTGTCCAAACAACATGTCAGTGTGCCCCGCATGCTGCCACTCTATGCGCCCCATAGAGCTACAGGTGAGACTAGCCCAAAGAATCCAGTTCCAGCCGTGCATTCAGTAGCTGTCAAACTAACCACCTCACCTGAGTTGCAAATACTGACACTGACAGGTCTCGCTGACATTCTGAGATGTTCAGCCCTGGTATGAAGTGTTTTTCCTCCTACAAAATGGTTAGATAAGAGGTAAAGAGTTCCATGAGTTTTGAAAGTTTGGAACACACCCAATAGAAATGTAGTGCTTGCTGACTAATGGAGTTATGGAAATAAATAGCCAGTGTACTGTTTCCTGTGGCTCTAAACTGCAGGAGTTACAGTGTAGGGAATTTGAAAAAGAAATATGTTGGAATTGGTCTCTAGTAAAAAAACCTTGGTTGGGGTCTTGGAGATGGGGTCAGTGTGACATTGGAGGGGTCCCTGCAGCGCAGCTGAAGCCGCAGGGTCTCTAGTGTTTACTGCTGCCCCATATTCCCTTTCGCCAGTGATCTGAGTAGGGCGGGAGGCTGCCGAGAGCTTTGGACTGCAGCAAAGGGGAGCAGAAAGCCACAGAACACTTTAGACTCAAGTAAAGTTAGGTTAACCATTAGGGGGTAGGGCATCACATGATTTGGGATAAAATGTATACAAGTGATTGTAAGAACCGACTGCAAAAGCTTTAAGTGCATACTACTCACTACACTGAAACagtaatactgtactgtactacttaagtaatagtgtactactttactgttctactgtactgtactgtactacttaagtaatgcTGTACATAATCAATGGTATTTCTAGATATCTCGTGTAGCTATCGATTCTATAAAAGAAACTGTAGGCCTACAGATGACTGTTTCTCTCAATATCTTCAGCATTTTCGTGTGTTATTTTACAGACACACTCATGTAACAGTCTTGGAGAGGAAAAAACGGATAAAAAACAAAGGAAAGGAAAGGTAGGAGAAAATATGTTTGTTCTTAATGTAGCGTCTCAAATCCAATGATGTTATTTGTTGtatagctgatgtgtatagttgTGTATAGATGTGTATAGTTATTTGTTGTATAGTGGTTGTGAAACACTTTTTTGTTGCCACATGTTAATTGTCAAAATTGTCTTGATTCTACAGAGTAATCCTCTTCCAGGTTCCAAGGGGAAAGAGTATTGTGTTTTCTCTGAAGTTGGTTGCACATTTAAGGTATTCTATTAATGCCATTACTGCATTATAATAAATGGGGCATCAAATACAAATAATGTGGCAAATTAGAAAGCTTTTGCAGTACAGTTATTGACATTTTTGCCTTCTAATCCCATGTATTTTAGGGGACCACAGAGAAGCTGAGAGTGCATGAGAACAGCAGCCATGTTGGCCACCTTCAGCTCCTGCTGCGTgccgccaccaccaccagcagTGACCTGCAGGCCACCGCACTAACAGCCCCTGCCCCAGGCAAGGAGAACAGGGCTATGGATGAGCAGCTGCCCCATCTCAGAGACACTCTGTCTGGCCTGAGACTCCATTGGGACATGGGACTATcaaagggggagggggagctGGAGACGGAAGGAGGGGACGGAAGGAATAGCTCGGCAGCTCACAGCCTGCGAGATGATGACCAGGTGACCATACTCTTGGACCTAGGGCGGCAGATAGACACACTGCAGCAGAGGGTCCAGATATCTGAGAACATCATCTCCGTCCTGAACAGGGAGGTGGAGAAGACCCAGCTGAGCATGAAGGCTGTGGAGAGGGAGAACCagagcaaccaggaaatgattTATCACTTAGAAATAAAGGTACAGTATATCTTGAGTCAGAGCATAAACTCATCTTTGTGGACCAGCTGATTCATTCCAGAGCATGCTGTGAACTTCCAAAAAGTTGAATCACACTCCAATAAGTTCAGTTGAATTATACTTCTTAAAACAACTATTAAGAAGTGTATGCGTCTACTATCCTCCCAAATTGTAGAAAAGTAGGCTAATACGTTCAAAAAAGTAACTTTTCTGATGCTCCTAATTTGCAGCGGTGGAATTGTAGACTAAGTAGAATTGTAGACTAAGTATTTATGCATACACCCACTAAGTAAAATAGCATAATAAAATGCTGGTCTGGCTGGCTGAACAGTGACGGGAAAGGAAATCCTCAAATATCACATATTGGTCGGAAAAATGGACTGTTGTCAAGAATGAATTTGGCCTTCCTGAAAAATATCAATTTATATGCCGCTTCTGCAAGCATTCCTCCCTTACTCTTAGAGTAGACAGCCTCTTCTCATGTAGCAGTACATACTGATGTAGGATCttgatttgagccagtttgctacagcaggaaaataatcctgctgtagaaaataatcctgcagcaacgggAAATGTGAATCATTATGTGGGTTTTAATTAACAGACATTTTgtagtggttgatacatttttcgtaaggaaaaatcaagtctgaaatttcaaagtgcaAATGaccaactttagaagccttttaaacctgAAAATACACTACGAATTAAATATTTCCTGAGttacaggaaagttctcctgcaacagagtgatcaaatgaagatcctacatctgtagaataCAATAGGTACTTTATTTATCCCAAGGGGACATTTAATGTCAAACAGCAGCAGACAAAAAAGACACACTGTACGAGAGAAAAAAGCGGAATACAAAATCAGGAGCCGTAAAAAGTGCCATAAACATGCCATAAATGGCTTAAGAATGCACAAGCTACTGTTGATGGGAGTCAGTTGATGAAAATCACAATTCAACAACCCCCTTACTCATAATGAATGGGAAAAGAGATGTCATTATTCAGTGACAGCTGTGGGGATTTCAGCTTTTGGGGGATTTCCTACTGTAACTCTGAGTAAATATTTGATAAATCTGTTCTTAAGAATCCCGCCCCTGGAGAGAGAAATGTATGTTTTGAAGTAAATTTCCTGCAATactacacattttcccatgacTTATGAGATGTTAAtgatctgagtgagagtgactaagaaAATTAATGTGGGatccctggaggtcagggcccctgagcACGTGCCCTCTGTGCCCGGTTGCTATTCGGCCATGAAGTATAGATAACTggttagactaatttaccaatctaaataTTGTaaactgacatggctaattgagacACAACCAAATGTTGAACTTGTACCTTGTGTATTCTAATATTGTAAccctcaacagtaagttgagaccctgactgagttcctaataaaacatttaaaaagttattattacattttttgggtcGAGGACCCCCTAGCGGCCGGGGGACCCTAACCGACTGATTATGTCAGGCCCTGTTTATCAGTTGAACACATTACAATGGTCTCTGTGCTTGTTGCACTGGACACTAAAATGTGTCAGCTTAATTAACAGAAGAATATAAGGTCATTTTACATTGTCAAGAAGTTTGTATCTGTTGTATTC
This portion of the Salvelinus sp. IW2-2015 linkage group LG15, ASM291031v2, whole genome shotgun sequence genome encodes:
- the traf1 gene encoding TNF receptor-associated factor 1 isoform X3, yielding MDSSLKPAGNLHNDPSAPGENEYPSGFPQSICDDVPQQKYLCSNCNNVLNEARQTLCGHRYCLACVSWLVSNNNNLVCKMCKEEDPSSESETSILTSDNLFSDAAINKEILELKVHCANQGCSWRSILKDFEEHQGQCEYALIPCNIGCGHMVLRKALACHLEKACPNNMSVCPACCHSMRPIELQTHSCNSLGEEKTDKKQRKGKSNPLPGSKGKEYCVFSEVGCTFKGTTEKLRVHENSSHVGHLQLLLRAATTTSSDLQATALTAPAPGKENRAMDEQLPHLRDTLSGLRLHWDMGLSKGEGELETEGGDGRNSSAAHSLRDDDQVTILLDLGRQIDTLQQRVQISENIISVLNREVEKTQLSMKAVERENQSNQEMIYHLEIKVTEQEHRMARKDLVISSMKQSLSAHQEVSYDGTFIWRLSDLSTKMKEAVSSHGNRPNLYSPAFYTARESMTYSSHGHSSTRSPSSCLIRITENT
- the traf1 gene encoding TNF receptor-associated factor 1 isoform X2; the protein is MCKEEDPSSESETSILTSDNLFSDAAINKEILELKVHCANQGCSWRSILKDFEEHQGQCEYALIPCNIGCGHMVLRKALACHLEKACPNNMSVCPACCHSMRPIELQTHSCNSLGEEKTDKKQRKGKSNPLPGSKGKEYCVFSEVGCTFKGTTEKLRVHENSSHVGHLQLLLRAATTTSSDLQATALTAPAPGKENRAMDEQLPHLRDTLSGLRLHWDMGLSKGEGELETEGGDGRNSSAAHSLRDDDQVTILLDLGRQIDTLQQRVQISENIISVLNREVEKTQLSMKAVERENQSNQEMIYHLEIKVTEQEHRMARKDLVISSMKQSLSAHQEVSYDGTFIWRLSDLSTKMKEAVSSHGNRPNLYSPAFYTARYGFKVCMRLYLNGDGVGKGTHISLFFVIMKGEYDLLLSWPFKHKVTFFLLDQNHREHVIDAFRPDLTSSSFQRPVSDMNVASGCPLFFPLGKLHSPKHAYLKDDTIFIKCVVDTSS
- the traf1 gene encoding TNF receptor-associated factor 1 isoform X1; translation: MDSSLKPAGNLHNDPSAPGENEYPSGFPQSICDDVPQQKYLCSNCNNVLNEARQTLCGHRYCLACVSWLVSNNNNLVCKMCKEEDPSSESETSILTSDNLFSDAAINKEILELKVHCANQGCSWRSILKDFEEHQGQCEYALIPCNIGCGHMVLRKALACHLEKACPNNMSVCPACCHSMRPIELQTHSCNSLGEEKTDKKQRKGKSNPLPGSKGKEYCVFSEVGCTFKGTTEKLRVHENSSHVGHLQLLLRAATTTSSDLQATALTAPAPGKENRAMDEQLPHLRDTLSGLRLHWDMGLSKGEGELETEGGDGRNSSAAHSLRDDDQVTILLDLGRQIDTLQQRVQISENIISVLNREVEKTQLSMKAVERENQSNQEMIYHLEIKVTEQEHRMARKDLVISSMKQSLSAHQEVSYDGTFIWRLSDLSTKMKEAVSSHGNRPNLYSPAFYTARYGFKVCMRLYLNGDGVGKGTHISLFFVIMKGEYDLLLSWPFKHKVTFFLLDQNHREHVIDAFRPDLTSSSFQRPVSDMNVASGCPLFFPLGKLHSPKHAYLKDDTIFIKCVVDTSS